Genomic window (Pseudomonas xantholysinigenes):
TCGCGGGTAAACCCGCTGCCACACGACCCTGACCATCCTTACGATCAGGCAAAAGCTCGAAACATCTTGTCGCTGGCTATGTCTGACAGTTCATGTGCACCATGACGCGCGTGCAATCCACACAAACGGGAATCCCCATTTATGCAACGTTTTCTTAGCATCGCTCTGGCGCTCTGCGTCGGCCTGACGCTGAGCCTCGACGCCAACGCCAAGCGCTTCGGTGGCGGCAAGAGCTCGGGCTCCGCGCCAATCCACCAGACCCGCCAGGCCACCCCGACCACGCCTGCTGCCGCGCCGACCGCGCCAGGCCGCGCACCGGCCGCCGCCAGCGGTGCTTCGCGCTGGCTGGGCCCATTGGCCGGCATCGCCGCCGGTGGCCTGCTGGCCTCCATGTTCATGGGCGACGGCTTCCAGGGCATGCAGATCCTCGACTTCCTGATCATGGGCCTGATCGCCTTCCTGGTCTTCCGCTTCATCGCCGCGCGCCGTCGCCAGCAGCAGCCGCAACACGCTGCCGCCGGCCACGCCCCGTACCAGCGCGAAGCGCAACCGCAGGCCGCACCGCAATCGATCTTCGGTGGCTCCGCCGCACCGGCTGCCGCGCCGGTGATCAACGCCCCGGCCTGGTTCAACGAAGCCAGCTTCCTGGCCGCCGCCCGTTCGCACTTCCAGTCGCTGCAGCAGCACTGGGACGCCAACGAGATGGACAAGATCGCCGAGTTCGTCACCCCGCAGATGCTCGACTTCCTCAAGCGCGAACGCGCTGAGCAAGGTGAAGGCTTCCAGTCCACCTACATCGACGACCTCGATGTGCAACTGGATGGCGTCGACGAGCGCGCCGACCAAACCGACGCCACCCTGACCTTCCGTGGCGTGTCGAAGACCTCGCGCTTCGACCAGGGCGAAGTGTTCAGCGAAAGCTGGCACATGGTTCGCGCCCATGGCGAAAACCAGCCGTGGCTGCTGGCCGGTATCCGCCAAAACGGTTAACCGCCGCACGTTGCACAAAAAACCCCGGGCCTGTCCCGGGGTTTTTGCTTTTGCCAGAGCGGCCTACTAGGGTATAACGCGCAGCGTTGTCATAAGGTCAGAGGATGTGAACCGTGGAAGAAGTGATCGAACAACTCCGTGAAGCCAACGAGCCGGTGCCGGTGCCGCTGGAACTGCCGGACGAAGATCAACTGGTGGAGATCGAGGAACAGCTGTTCATCAACATCCCCTTCGTGTTCAAGGAATATCTGCTGACCGTCAGCGACGTGGTATACGGCAGCCTGGAGCCGGTGACCGTCACCGATCCGCAGTCCCACACCTACCTGCCGGAAGTGGCGGCCAACGCCTGGGATTCCGGCGTGCCCCGCGACCTGATCCCGATCTGCCAGGACGGCGACGACTACTACTGCGTGGAAGAAGACGGCACCGTGGTGCTGTGGTCCGGCGAAGAGGAGATCGTCACCGAGGAAAGCTGGGAATCGGTGTGGCATTGGGCGCGGGATGTCTGGCTGGAAAGCTGACCCTTGCGCGCCTGTGTAATGGCATGTCATGGGCAGAATAAACACAGGAAAAATAATGGCTTATAGCCATTAAAGCGCCTAATATCGCCAGGCTTTCTGCGCCTGGCGACATCGCTACCGCTCCATCCCCTCGGACGACGGTGAAAACTCGCGCAGAAAGCGATTCCCGCTCAATGCGGCTCGCGATTGTTTTCCAGGGTTTCCAGCAAGGCCACCTGCATACGTGTATGCACACGAATCAGCCAGCGCCACAGTACAGCCACCACCACCGCCGCCACCACCGCGATGATCAGCAACAGCTCGCTGGTCGGCAGGATGCTCGCCGACAAGGCCGACAGCAGCAGGAAGATCACCAGCAGCGACAGCAGCGGAATCACCTCGGCAATCACCCGCCGCACCCGCTGGGTGTGCCGCCCGGCCATCTCCGGCTTGACCCCCATCTCCGCCAGCAGCATCGACAGCGCCTTGAGCTTGCGATAGGCCGCGATCAGGAACGGCAGCGACAGCAGCAAGGCGGCGCCCCAGATCAATGCCTTCTGTTGGCCAACATCACCGACCCACTCGCTGAGCCAGGTGCCGATACGTCCGGCGAAGTAGCCACCACTGAAGAAGATCGCAATGACCAGCGCCAGGTTGACCCCCACCTGCAGCAAAATGCGCCGGATCATCGCCGCCAGCATGGCGCCTTCGCCCTGGGGCTGGATGCTGCGCAACCACTCGCCATACAGCGATAGCACCCGTGCCAGGCGACTGGGCACCACCTTGCCCAGCTTCAGCGACAGCGGATCTGCGGCGCGGATCAGGTAAGGCGTGAGCAAGGTAGTGATGGCCGATACCGCCACCGCCACTGGATAGAGGAAGTCACTGGTAACCTGCAAGGTCATGCCCAGGGCGGCGATGATGAAAGAGAACTCGCCAATCTGCGAAAGGCCCATGCCCACTCGCAGCGACGTGCGCCCATCATTGCCGGCGATGAACGCGCCCATGCCACACGACAGCATCTTGCCCAGTACAACCGCCAGGGTGATCACCACGATCGGCCAGGCATATTCGAGCAGGATCGACGGATCGATCATCAGGCCAATGGCGACGAAGAAGATCGCGCTGAACAAGTCGCGCACCGGTTCGATCAGGCGCTCGATCTTCAGCAGCTGCCGCGATTCGGCCATGATCGCGCCGATCAGGAAGGCGCCCAGCACCATGCTGTACTCCAGCTTGACCACCAGCAGGCAGAAACCGAAGCACAGCCCCAGCACGGTGATCAGCAGCATCTCGTTGCTTTCGAACTTGGCCACGTAGGCCAGTAGCCGCGGCACCAGCAGAATGCCGACGACCAGCGCGACGATCATGAACAGCGACAGCTTGCCCACTGTCGAGAACACCTCGCCGGAACTCACCGTGCCGCTGACGGCGATGCCCGAGAGCAGGGCGATGATGCCGATGCCAAGAATGTCCTCGACGATCAGTACACCGAAGATCAGCTGGGCGAAGCGCTCGTTCTTCATCTTCAGGTCATTGAGCGCCTTGACGATGATGGTGGTCGAGGAGATCGCCAGGATCGCGCCGAGAAACAGCGAGTCCATGGTATTCCAGCCGAACCAGCGACCGATCTCGAAGCCGATCCAGATCATCAGGACGATTTCCAGGAAGGCGGCGATGAACGCCGTGGCGCCGACCTTGAACAGCTTGCGCAGGCTGAATTCCAGGCCCAGGCAGAACATCAGGAAGATCACCCCCAGTTCGGCGAGGGTCTTGATGGTGTCTTCGTCGTGGATCAGGCCGAACGGCGGCGTATGCGGGCCGATGATGAAGCCGGCGACGATGTAGCCCAGCACCACCGGTTGCTTGAGCCGGTGAAAGAGGATGGTGACCACCCCGGCGACCAGCATGATCACCGCCAGATCCTGGATGAAGCTGATGGCATGCATGGCGTGGTACTCCTTGTATTGGGTGCAGGGGGCGAACCGTTCCTCCCCTGGAAAGGCCCGGGGCGCGGAGCAGGCACATACTGTCGTGATAGACGCACAAAGCCCACATTGCGTGGGCCCCGTCAGGTTAACATCGCGCCTTGCTACAAATTGCTAATGCAATAAGTAGAAACAGATCGGCATATTCGGCACCGCCGATGGCAAGATCAGCGTGACGATGGAGCGTCAGCCGACGTCCCGTACCAGGATGGGAAACCTCAAAGAGGGGAACAGAAGTGTCAGCAGATACCCGCCCCGATTCAGTGCAAATTCACCGTGAGCTCTCTATGGAACCTGGAAACGCCCAGCTGACCATGACCGTCCTGATGACACCGGACATGGCCAACTTCTCTGGCAACGTACACGGCGGCACGCTGCTCAAGTACCTCGACGAGGTCGCCTATGCCTGCGCCAGCCGTTACGCCGGCACCTACGTGGTGACCCTGTCGGTGGACCAGGTGATCTTCCGCGAACCGGTGCATGTCGGTGAACTGGTCACCTTCCTGGCCTCGGTCAACTACACCGGCAACACCTCGATGGAAGTGGGCATCAAGGTGGTCACCGAGAACATTCGCGAACGCTCGGTGCGCCATTCCAACAGCTGCTTCTTCACCATGGTCGCGGTGGACGACGACCGCCGCCCGGTAAAAGTGCCGCCACGCCAGCCACAGAGCAGCGAAGAGAAGCGTCGTTTTCTCCAGGGCCAGCAACGCCGTCAGATTCGCCAGGAGCTGGAGCAGCGCTACCAGAACCTCAAGGCCGATTCGATCTGACCCTGGCTTGTTGCTCTTCCCGTAGGGCCAGCCTAGCTGGCGAGAAACCCACAGGGATCGCGCGGACTCAGGTCATGCGTTACACCTGCGGGATTCGCTGCGCCTCGAAGCGCACGCGCGGATGGGCAATGCGATCCTGGGCCCGCACCAGTTGCAGTTCGTAGCTGGCGCAGGCTTGGGTTTCCAGCAGCACTTCGTGCACCGCTGCCGCCGCGAACTCGAACGCCTGTACATCGCTGTCTCCCAGCAGCAACCGGGCCAGGAACAACCCCGAGGTCAGGTCGCCCACTCCGACTGGCTGGCGTGGGAAGGCCAGCAGCGGCCGGCGCAGGTGCCAGCTCTCCTCGCGCGTCACCAGCAGCATTTCGAAGGCGTCGGCGTCGCGTCCTGGGTAGTTCAGGTGCTTGACCAGCACCACGCGCGGCCCACGCGCCAGCAAGCCACGGGCCATGCCCACGCAGTCTTCGAGGGACTCGGCACGCCGACCACAGAAGCTGTCCAGCTCGAGCTGGTTGGGGCAGAGTATGTCGGCCCTGGCCACCGCCTCTTCGAGTAGAAACGTACTGACCTCGGCCGGCACGATGCAGCCTTTCTCGGCATGCCCCATGACCGGGTCGCACAGGT
Coding sequences:
- a CDS encoding Tim44 domain-containing protein; its protein translation is MQRFLSIALALCVGLTLSLDANAKRFGGGKSSGSAPIHQTRQATPTTPAAAPTAPGRAPAAASGASRWLGPLAGIAAGGLLASMFMGDGFQGMQILDFLIMGLIAFLVFRFIAARRRQQQPQHAAAGHAPYQREAQPQAAPQSIFGGSAAPAAAPVINAPAWFNEASFLAAARSHFQSLQQHWDANEMDKIAEFVTPQMLDFLKRERAEQGEGFQSTYIDDLDVQLDGVDERADQTDATLTFRGVSKTSRFDQGEVFSESWHMVRAHGENQPWLLAGIRQNG
- a CDS encoding SMI1/KNR4 family protein — protein: MEEVIEQLREANEPVPVPLELPDEDQLVEIEEQLFINIPFVFKEYLLTVSDVVYGSLEPVTVTDPQSHTYLPEVAANAWDSGVPRDLIPICQDGDDYYCVEEDGTVVLWSGEEEIVTEESWESVWHWARDVWLES
- a CDS encoding cation:proton antiporter — its product is MHAISFIQDLAVIMLVAGVVTILFHRLKQPVVLGYIVAGFIIGPHTPPFGLIHDEDTIKTLAELGVIFLMFCLGLEFSLRKLFKVGATAFIAAFLEIVLMIWIGFEIGRWFGWNTMDSLFLGAILAISSTTIIVKALNDLKMKNERFAQLIFGVLIVEDILGIGIIALLSGIAVSGTVSSGEVFSTVGKLSLFMIVALVVGILLVPRLLAYVAKFESNEMLLITVLGLCFGFCLLVVKLEYSMVLGAFLIGAIMAESRQLLKIERLIEPVRDLFSAIFFVAIGLMIDPSILLEYAWPIVVITLAVVLGKMLSCGMGAFIAGNDGRTSLRVGMGLSQIGEFSFIIAALGMTLQVTSDFLYPVAVAVSAITTLLTPYLIRAADPLSLKLGKVVPSRLARVLSLYGEWLRSIQPQGEGAMLAAMIRRILLQVGVNLALVIAIFFSGGYFAGRIGTWLSEWVGDVGQQKALIWGAALLLSLPFLIAAYRKLKALSMLLAEMGVKPEMAGRHTQRVRRVIAEVIPLLSLLVIFLLLSALSASILPTSELLLIIAVVAAVVVAVLWRWLIRVHTRMQVALLETLENNREPH
- a CDS encoding acyl-CoA thioesterase is translated as MEPGNAQLTMTVLMTPDMANFSGNVHGGTLLKYLDEVAYACASRYAGTYVVTLSVDQVIFREPVHVGELVTFLASVNYTGNTSMEVGIKVVTENIRERSVRHSNSCFFTMVAVDDDRRPVKVPPRQPQSSEEKRRFLQGQQRRQIRQELEQRYQNLKADSI
- the pdxY gene encoding pyridoxal kinase PdxY, encoding MKRTPHLLAIQSHVVFGHAGNSAAVFPMQRVGVNVWPLNTVQFSNHTQYGQWAGEVLAPAQIPALVEGISNIGELGHCDAVLSGYLGSAEQGRAILAGVERIKAVNPKALYLCDPVMGHAEKGCIVPAEVSTFLLEEAVARADILCPNQLELDSFCGRRAESLEDCVGMARGLLARGPRVVLVKHLNYPGRDADAFEMLLVTREESWHLRRPLLAFPRQPVGVGDLTSGLFLARLLLGDSDVQAFEFAAAAVHEVLLETQACASYELQLVRAQDRIAHPRVRFEAQRIPQV